ATCGAAATACTTCTCCTTAAACTTCACAAAGACGTTGTCCAGCTTCACCAGGGCCTTCAGCCAATCCTTATCGCCGATATAAGCCACTTTATGAATCTGGTTCCAGTGTTTCAAGCCAAGCCGCAACTCCTCCATCAGTGCACCCAATGATTCCCCTTTGACATTCAGCAGGGACACCAATAGGTTTACATATCCGAATTCTTTTTCAATCGCTTTCATTTCGGGTTCCAGA
This sequence is a window from Flavobacteriales bacterium. Protein-coding genes within it:
- a CDS encoding STAS/SEC14 domain-containing protein, which gives rise to MIKQTSTLRKDTLVVELSGYLIQKEIASLEPEMKAIEKEFGYVNLLVSLLNVKGESLGALMEELRLGLKHWNQIHKVAYIGDKDWLKALVKLDNVFVKFKEKYFDVPEMNEAWDWLGEEDKGGNAG